One genomic region from Chlamydia poikilotherma encodes:
- the lspA gene encoding signal peptidase II, whose protein sequence is MSSRSRSTFLAISFLVLIDWVSKLAVLLYRGNLTDANPILYQYSWGKLFFCICPTFNEGAAFGLFSKYKYFLFVIRIAIILGILAFLFLRKKSLPPSIRFSLILLCSGAIGNVGDILFYRHVVDFISIGYKRWSFPTFNLADIFISLGTLIFVYKLYFPTKQKMK, encoded by the coding sequence ATGTCTAGTCGCTCTCGATCTACCTTCCTTGCTATTTCATTTCTAGTCCTTATTGATTGGGTCTCTAAGCTAGCTGTTTTGCTGTACCGAGGGAATCTGACTGATGCTAACCCCATACTATACCAGTATAGCTGGGGTAAGCTGTTTTTTTGTATTTGCCCTACATTTAATGAAGGTGCCGCCTTCGGATTATTTTCAAAATATAAATACTTCTTATTTGTTATACGTATAGCAATTATTTTAGGCATTCTTGCTTTTCTTTTTTTAAGAAAGAAAAGTCTCCCCCCTTCAATCCGCTTCTCCCTGATTCTCCTCTGTTCCGGAGCTATCGGCAACGTTGGAGATATCCTATTTTACAGGCATGTGGTGGATTTTATTTCTATCGGTTACAAACGTTGGTCCTTTCCAACATTTAATTTGGCCGATATTTTTATCTCTTTAGGAACTTTAATCTTCGTATATAAGCTTTATTTTCCTACTAAACAAAAGATGAAATAG
- a CDS encoding TraR/DksA family transcriptional regulator — protein sequence MPLSEDEIANFKQRLLEMKYKLSHTLEGNAQEVKKPNEATGYSQHQADQGTDTFDRTISLEVTTKEYELLRQINRALEKIEESSYGICDVSGEEIPLARLMAIPYATMTVKAQSQFEKGLLYGN from the coding sequence ATGCCGTTGTCTGAGGACGAAATAGCCAATTTTAAACAAAGACTTCTAGAGATGAAGTATAAACTATCTCATACCCTAGAAGGGAACGCTCAAGAAGTCAAAAAACCTAACGAAGCTACTGGATATTCTCAGCATCAAGCTGATCAAGGTACCGATACCTTTGATAGAACTATCAGTTTAGAGGTGACAACTAAAGAATACGAATTATTAAGGCAAATTAATCGAGCTCTAGAAAAAATCGAGGAATCTTCTTACGGGATCTGTGATGTAAGCGGAGAAGAAATTCCCTTAGCTCGTTTAATGGCGATCCCCTATGCTACAATGACGGTCAAAGCCCAATCACAGTTCGAGAAAGGCCTACTTTATGGAAACTAA
- a CDS encoding YtxH domain-containing protein has product MFKNHKPKKTCKRWRWLRGVLFGGFIATLLTCLFTPKSGVQLRKKLSRVKTSGTKKGKTLFKHSKQHTKAFAQQTKMLAKNISKEIKDFTKAMIDETKD; this is encoded by the coding sequence ATGTTTAAAAATCACAAACCTAAAAAAACATGTAAACGCTGGCGTTGGCTCAGAGGTGTATTATTCGGAGGATTTATCGCTACATTGCTTACTTGTTTGTTCACTCCAAAAAGTGGTGTGCAGTTAAGGAAAAAACTCTCTAGAGTAAAAACCTCAGGAACGAAAAAAGGCAAAACTTTATTCAAACATTCTAAACAACACACAAAAGCTTTTGCTCAGCAAACAAAAATGCTCGCGAAAAATATATCTAAAGAAATTAAAGATTTCACAAAAGCAATGATTGACGAAACTAAAGATTAA
- a CDS encoding amino acid carrier protein — MNTIFSLLVAFDDFFWSYVAFLMIIFLGLSFSWKSGFSQFTKFPQFCRLFYQYSQKSSNKKGKESERGVHPLKVFFASASGNIGIGNVVGIVTAACIGGPGALFWVWIAGIFGSIVKYSEVYLGIKFRKVDNDGVYQGGPMYFLDKAYGTKLIPIIVAVLLCIYGVEIYQFSVIADTISHCWSIPKLFTIFGLLSLILYAVQGGLQRIGKICVFVLPFFLTVYCALSLYILIKEFHQLPSLFSAVFSSAFTGHGAIGGFAGCTLATTIHQGISRAAYSGDIGIGFDSIIQSESSVKRPETQAQLSIIGLAIDNLICTLSLLMVLASGSWSLGLDNASQAVEHALGTYFPLVKILLPTFFFVTGYTTIISYFLVGKKCAKFLYGNVGSKIYTLYGAAILPAFCFLSQNTALLIMSVSGALLLCFNLLGVFLMRKEVEFPTSDKAIELPSSAE; from the coding sequence ATGAACACAATCTTCTCGTTACTAGTAGCCTTCGATGACTTCTTCTGGTCATACGTGGCTTTTCTGATGATTATTTTTCTGGGGCTAAGCTTTTCATGGAAATCTGGTTTTTCTCAATTCACCAAGTTTCCTCAATTCTGCAGGCTTTTCTACCAGTATTCGCAAAAGTCTTCCAATAAGAAGGGGAAGGAAAGCGAAAGAGGTGTTCATCCATTGAAGGTATTTTTTGCTTCAGCAAGCGGAAATATCGGTATTGGTAATGTTGTAGGAATTGTTACCGCTGCCTGCATTGGTGGTCCCGGGGCCCTATTTTGGGTTTGGATTGCAGGAATTTTTGGTTCCATAGTGAAATACTCTGAAGTGTACTTAGGGATTAAATTCCGTAAAGTAGATAACGATGGCGTTTATCAGGGTGGACCAATGTACTTCCTAGATAAAGCCTATGGAACCAAGCTTATACCTATTATTGTAGCTGTATTGCTCTGTATCTATGGTGTAGAAATCTATCAGTTTTCTGTTATTGCTGACACGATTTCCCATTGTTGGAGCATCCCAAAATTGTTCACCATTTTTGGTTTGCTATCTTTAATTCTCTACGCAGTTCAAGGAGGACTACAACGTATTGGAAAAATCTGTGTTTTCGTACTTCCATTTTTCCTTACCGTGTACTGTGCATTATCTCTATACATACTTATAAAAGAGTTCCACCAACTTCCTTCACTATTTTCTGCTGTATTCTCATCAGCATTTACAGGACACGGAGCTATTGGCGGATTCGCTGGCTGTACTTTGGCAACTACCATTCACCAAGGCATCTCTAGAGCGGCTTATTCTGGAGATATTGGTATCGGCTTTGACTCTATTATTCAAAGTGAAAGTTCTGTAAAACGTCCAGAAACACAAGCTCAGCTAAGTATCATAGGACTTGCTATAGATAATCTTATCTGCACTCTAAGCTTACTTATGGTACTTGCATCAGGATCATGGTCCCTAGGTCTTGATAACGCTTCTCAAGCTGTTGAACATGCCTTAGGGACATATTTCCCTCTTGTGAAGATCTTACTTCCCACATTCTTCTTTGTAACAGGTTATACAACAATTATTTCGTATTTCCTCGTAGGGAAAAAATGTGCAAAGTTTCTTTACGGAAACGTCGGATCAAAGATCTACACTCTATACGGAGCTGCTATATTACCAGCGTTTTGCTTCTTATCGCAAAATACAGCTCTATTGATCATGTCTGTATCCGGGGCTCTTCTCCTCTGCTTTAACCTATTGGGAGTCTTCCTAATGAGAAAAGAGGTGGAATTCCCAACATCCGATAAAGCGATCGAGCTTCCCTCATCAGCAGAATAA